Genomic window (Rosa chinensis cultivar Old Blush chromosome 6, RchiOBHm-V2, whole genome shotgun sequence):
ATAGAAGAACAAAGAAACATCCCCAAAAGTTTTCAACGAAGAGAAATCCACCCCTTTGATCATAATCAACACATCCTCAATGATCACCACGCCCATTGCTCCAAGATCAACCACATCAGCAAAAATACTCAAAGGGGCCAAATGGGTAAGCGTTTTAATGGAATTCAATCCTAATTGAAACGGGAaacacccccaaatgtaaaaGCTTTTGGGAGCCAGACCCATTATATTGGGGCTCAAATCGGTTGAAGTTGGGGGATTGATCAAATGGGCCAGTGTATTCCCAATAAAAAGAAGATAACCAACGCAAAAACCAGCCTGAGCAAGAATGATAAGAACATCAACCACTAACCTCCCGGCAGAGCCACAGACTCTGAAGCCCAAATCCCCGAACGACGCAATCTTCGTCGGCGCGTCGGGAGACTCGAGCTTCCGGCGCGTGTAGACCAACAGCATCATGCAATGGTGGGTCAGAAACGCGACGAAGAAGAGCGTCAGGAGGCTCATGATCCAACCGGTGCGTTTGAACGAGTACGGCATACCCAGAACGCCGGCGCCGACGATGGCGATGAAGACATTGGCGAAGGTCTTGGCTTGGGACGACAGCGGCTTCGGGGCTCCGATCAGCGGCGTCTCCTCGGTCGCCGGCGGTGATCGGAGACGGCTGGAGGACGAGGTTGCTTCTTTCTCGAACCCCATATTAATTTTGTAGATATGATTATCTAATCTTGACCCTGAAATCAACAAGATCAAGAACAGAGTTTTCAAAATGGGTTTTGTTTGATTATGGGAGATACAGTTACggaattagaaaagaaaatgagaagcGAGAGGGAGAGTTTGAATTGACATCAACGTGCTTAGTTTGCAATTTTTTGAACTTTGACACCTGAATTTGATATTTTGGACCAGAATAGAAATGAAAGGCAAGCTTTTTGGCACCAGAAATAACTATCCAATTATGGTGATCAATTTTTATATTTAACAAACTTCGGGTATAGATATTTGTCTGGTACTTGATTGGCTGCCGTTGTCCTTCACCACCTGAGATTGGGTAATAAAGATATGTCCTTTCTGGCTTTCTCCTTTTCCTTtggataagaaaaaaaaaaaaaaaaaaaaactattttcgTTACTTAATATCGGAATTTATACTAGAATTAATGTCCAAATGTAACGATATAAAAAAATTTACTCATAGTCGTAATgtatttttttatcaataaaatatcGTTGAAGTGGACAAGAGAAGGGAAGGGAAGGGAAGGGAAGGGAGGAGAGAGATCGTTTAAGTGTTTGGTTTTGAAACTTACGTGGAGCATACACATAAGTACAGATTCTAAAAAGCTAACATGGGTAATGATAAGCGATTGTGAGATGAAGGTGATCTTATTACGTGTACCTAATCATATTAGTTAATTGAGCATGATTGGAACTTATCAAGATGCCACGACTTTTACATATCAAGAACGCAAAGCCACCAATTCAATAATATGGTCATTGattaagaaacaaacaaacgaAGGATCGTAAGTAGTTCTGCTTATCACTAGATAATTCTCCTTCATTATCTCAGATTTACCCTTAATTGGTATATTTGAGTTAAGCTGGTCAATTTACCACTTTCAACTTACTAATGAAAGTTATggcaaatggaattttttatttttatcagaaCATTTCTGTATTGGTTAATTTGATCAATAAAATTCAACTGTAGCCAATTTATCAGTTTTGACCATTAGTTTCACGTTTGTTTCAGAACAAGaaagtatgttcatttccttatTTGATAAGTGCAACATTGGGAAAATGGTTCATCTACAATAGAAAAATAAGGAGGAAAATGGAGTCCTACTTCGACATGCATAGAGTTCATCTTCCATGATAGATAGATGAGAGAAGAAAAATTTAATCTACAAAATTTTGTTGTCACTTAATATTGACTTTGCCTCATAAATTAATACTAAAATGATAGAGGTATCTTTGAGTTCATACCCTCCTATCTAAAAATAACTATAAAACACAATATTACATGTGGCATTGAGTTTCATGAATAGTACAAGAGCTAGCATTAtctttggaggagtttggagtcATAATTATGATACCGGCTTTTTATTGAGAATATCTTCAATATAAATACCGTGCCACGTAGGTAGTGAGACTGTCGATTAAACTCCAACACATGCTATGAAATTGCGGCCCCATGTCACCTACGTTTCAGGGAAATGCGGGATCTGTAGTGAGATTACTAATCTAATCTTcaaaatgaagaaaattggAGTTGCTACTTGCTTGCCAAGCAATCAAACCAACCAGGTCTAAACTGAATCGAATCAATCCGTATACCAGTCGGTTCAGTACCCGATTCGAATCAAAACCCGCCCAACCCAAttaaaaggtccaaaacaagacTGTCTACTGGGCCTAAAGCAAAATTTCTCATTTCTTCCTTGGAGAAGGCCCATTTCTCATGAAGAAGAACAGACGGCGAAGTCATGGGAACTTGACTAAAAGCGCCATTGGCCCCAGTCGGTAAACTCGATCGATTTCATATTCAAATCCAGAGATCGGAGCTTCCCCCTAAACCAAACAAACATGAAGAATTTCCTCTGCGATTTTCGCTTCCTCCTACTTCTCGCAGCTGCCGCCTTCATCTATATCCAGGTCCCTAATTCTCTCTTAATTTACTTCATTTTCAAATGCTTGAAACTTTGAAATGCCGCACCTCAAAAATGAccgaatcaatttttttttttttttttctaggttcGGCTTTTCGCGACACAATCACAGTATGCTGATCGCCTCGCTGATGCGGTAAGTCTTTCTAATCACTCCTGCTTCGATTTTACTCTCTTAATTTGATGAGAAATAAGAATTGGCTACAGATATCAGTTTAATTTAGCTCATTCGTCATTTCTTAGCTGCAATTTTGAGAATGAGAGTTGGCATTACTTTCCAGGATCAAAATCACAGGATTTCGGCTTAGTTAATGGTGTGTTTGACCGAAAGTTGTCCTTAGGTTGATGCAGTCATCAGAAAGCAACTCTATATTTTCAATAAATTGATTTTTAGCGTTTGTTTACTTTGTTAATGTTACTTTGAGATATACATGTTGGGTCACATTTGCTCTGGATGAACTTATATGCTTAATTCAATCTGCTGGCTTCACGAAAGCATTGCCGTTCTAGTCACCACTGCCACTCCCTTCCTTGATTTTTAACTTGTTGATGGAGTGGAAGGTTCCtggtcttttgttttttgtttgtttgctttttCGCTTTTTGGATAACTAATTGTATCTTCTTTTTTCCTAAAGAAACCTCATTTATGTGACAGATAGAGTCAGAGAACCAGTGTACATCTCAGTTGAGATCACTAATTGATCAAATAAGCTTGCAACAAGGGCAAATTGAAACCATGAAAGGTATTATGTATTTCTACCACATGGGGATTTTTATATGTTCATTTCAAACATACTTTTCTATTAGGAGTGTTCattcacaaaaaagaaaaggtgcTCAAGGAACCTATCTTCACTCCTGCACTAAATGAGTTTGTTTAAAAATTTATCAAACTTTGTTGGCAATATTTTGACAAGTTTCGCCATTTATAATGTCTGCATTTTCTTGTGAGATCTAGTCTTGACTGTATTTTACTGTCATATTTAAAAAGTTTAAACATGGTTATTGGAGGTGAAGTGGGTTGGTCCAAGGAACTGTGTTATTTGTTGCTTGAATATTTTGAAGGATTTACACCCCATTGGAAGGTTACTGTTGTTTCTTGATATGTGATGGTGGCTTCTCACAGATTCTTTGGTTGGAAATATATAAGAAAAGAGGTTTTTACTCAGTGGcttaaaagcaaacaatgagATGCCTAGCCACTTATTGACTTCTTTATCTATAAACTTCTGACACTAGACTCAATTGTAGAACAAAAGGAACAGCTAGAGCAAGAGTGTGGACAACTGAAGGCCCTTGTTCAAGAACTTGAAAGTGAGTCCCTTAACTCCTTATCAGCATCCTTTTCTAATATGATATACAGAAAGTGCTtgcagtttttattttgtactcTTGGAATATCTCATATGCTTCCATGGAGTACACGTAGTCATATTTTTGGTCTTTGGTAATTTCAGGATAAGTAAAACCTTAATAAGTGGATATAGTTATGTGGTTTAAGTTGTATGTTTTTTTATAGGAAACAATAATTGATTAACAAGTGATATTTATATTGTGCATAAAAaggtgatttatttatttttatataaatgAATAGAACTTAGATACTGAATTGAAGGGGTATCACGAAGACTTATGTTTTTAGCTGGATCAAGGACAGGAAAAATTCATCTACCAAGAGACCCAGTGTTGCCATAAAATAGTTTTACATGATTAACTTTTATTTACAGTTTTAACATTTAAGTCTCTCCTCCTTCCACCAGGAGAGATGGTGAGTGGAAGTAATTTTGGAAAGTCTTTTGTTCGCTTGATTTTTGAAAACCACACCTCTTACTGGTTGTTTCCAAATGTACTTATGtgagaaaaaaaatcttctACTGTTAGACATGCTTAATTATTGTCTCGGGATGGAATTACAACTTAATGGTAGTGTGCCTTGCTGTTTTGCTTTTACTCATACTGTAAGTTACCATAATGTTGTCCTCCATAAACATTTCGGTTACCGTTCTGATCCATAGTCAATTTATTCTGGGTTTAACTTTGTTACAGTTTGCTTGCTTTAATTAGTATTACTACATTCTGATTTTCCAAACACATATACCATCATCTACAATGTATTCTTGTGCTGTAGTGTTTTGGTACCTTACTTTATTGTCATTTTAGCATATTTAGCTGCTAGGTACACTCCACAGCACTCACTTTTCTTTGACTATATGTACCTAAGAACTTAGCATATTCCTTTTGTCAAATTTTCAGGGAAAGGTGTTGAACGGTTGATTAGCAAAGAACAGGTGGGGCTAGATGCGTTACTTTTCAGCTTTCTCTCTTAAAAATCGTGACTGGTAATTATGCTAACTgttattttggatgaacttgtcaGGTGCCAGTGGCAGCAGTTGTAATTATGGCATGCAATCGTGCTGACTATCTGGAAAGGACCATTAAGTCAGTATTAAAGTAAGTTTATTGTTCtcgtataaaagaaaaaaaaaattaagtattGTGTTTACAGTCTGTTCCCGTACATTCTTTTAATTTGTGCACCATTCAGCTGACCACTGGCCTAATTCAATTATTTAGATACCAGAATTCTGTTGCCACGAAGTTTCCTCTATTTGTCTCCCAGGTATCTATGTACTTTTTTGTGTAAAACATTATCATGATAGACACTTATCATTCTTTAGCTAGGAGGGAATCAATAGATAAACATAAAAGCTTTGTTTTTCTCAGGATGGATCTGATCCGGGTGTCAAAGATACGGCTTTGAGCTATGAACAGCTCACGTATATGCAGGTAAGTTGTACGCTTGTAATACAATGCGTGTCATTGGAAAACATTCTTGATATTTGAAACACACTGTGTTAACTCCAACTTGAATTTATCGCAGCATTTGGATTATAAACCAGTTCAACCTGAAAGACCAGGGGAATTGATTGCATACTACAAAATTGCAAGTAAGGATTCTTTAATTTGTCTATTTTACATCTATTAGCTTCATTTGCTACATCCCTGTTTGTTTAGATCATTACAAATGGGCACTGGATGGATTGTTCTACAAGCATAAGTTCAGCCGAGTAATCATACTCGAAGGTGAAAATGGTGTTCCTTGGACTGTCTTGCTAATTTTTCTTTCTGTCCTATTTTATAACAAAAGTTTAAATGTTCTAGCTGATATAAACCCATCATATTTGTGCTCAGATGATATGGAAATTGCTCCCGATTTTTTTGATTACTTTGAGGCTGCTGCCGATCTCCTTGATAAGGATAAGTATGTCTTTCAGATGAATTTAAAGTCTTATAGCTCAATTACTTATATATCTTAGATTGTTTGTCTAGAAGGCAGGAACTcttaacttttattttttccttgcaCTTTATTGATATCCAATTGTGGTAGGTCTATCATGGCTGTTTCCTCATGGAATGACAATGGACAAAAGCAGTTTGTGCATGATCCAGGTGAGCTATCTTCAATCTTTTTGGTTTATCTTTCTCATATTGAATTCAAACTTAATGCAGCTTTTATTTTCAAACAGCTGGATCAATTTAATAATATCTCTGCCTGCCACCATCACCCCTTTTGTTGTGTTCTTACACTGGAAACTTTGtagaattttattttatatatatatatatatatatatatatatattattattattttttacgtCTAGCTCCGATCAACTTATGATTTATCAATTAATTGAACATTGTGGCTATATGTTTACTATCTGCAACCTCGGTGTGCAATGTTATTCTATTTATGTTATTTACAATCAGCTTACCACCAAGCACAAGCATCACAGACAATGTCTGCAAATGCTTGGACACAAGAAATTAACTATCAGAGATTGAAACTATGAGAGCTATTATGTTCTCTAAATCTGTTATTTCATCCACTGTGCAGAAGCACTTTATAGATCTGATTTCTTTCCTGGACTTGGGTGGATGCTGACTAGATCTACATGGGATGAGCTATCACCGAAGTGGCCAAAGGCATATCCTTGTTATTGtagttaattttgttttgtttatcttttCCCTGCCTTTCACATTTCTTCCAAAATGCTTTCTTTCACTATGGTTCACTTACTGGGATGACTGGTTGAGGTTACAAGATAATCACAAAGGTCGACAATTTCTTCGTCCAGAAGTGTGCAGAACATATAACTTTGGGGAACATGTATGCATTCTTAccttttctttctcattttatCTTCTGACCTCAGGTTATAGTTAGTTTCTGTACAATTCAGTGAATAAGCGTATTTCTTTGGTAAATGTGAGTTTACGTGTATTGATTCTTCGTATTATATTTATCTATTCATATTATGTTAGTTATAATTTTATTAACCTAGTTAactaaatttgatttttacaTTGATATGGAATTCTACTTTGATTTTACTTGATATCTATCAGTGATGCTAGTGAATCTGATCCTAAACTGGTTCTTTGTTCCTTGAAACTGCAAAAATTGTTAGAGGATTAACTTCTTAAACCAACTTCTGAGTTATAAACTTACAATTGAACTCCAACTTATTTGAGTAATAACAGTTTAttaaaatgggaaaaaaaaaaatccaactttTAAACTCCAATCAAATTAATCTGAGTAATATTATCAAGTAAACGGCAATGGAAGTTCAATTAAAAGGCTTCAGCATGTAGCGCTAGTAAGCTCTCTAAAATTTGTCATGTCTAAGTTCTCACATTTTTGTGCTTTTCTGCAGGGTTCTAGTCTGGGGCAGTTTTTCAAACAATATCTTGAGCCAATCAAGCTGAATGATGTCCCTGTAATTACCAATCTCTCTTCTGTATTATTTCATCTAGTCGAAGTTTGTCCTTTTGTCTATTCTACATTCTcatattgagttttctttttcttcattttccttCCCAAAGGTTGATTGGAAATCAATGGATTTGAGCTACCTGATGGAGGTGTGTATGCCTTAATTCATTTGGATGGAAAGCTGCTTTATTATATCTATAGTCACTATATATTTTCAATGTGTGTGTAGGACAAGTATATAAAGCATTTTGCTGAGATTGTGAGAAAGGCTAAACCTGTCCATGGAGCTGATCTTGTACTGAAGGCACGCAATATGGCTGGTGATGTTCGTATACAGTACAATGACCAGCGAGACTTTGAACgcattgcacatgagtttggAATTTTTGAAGAGTGGAAGGTCATTTCTGTTTTAAATCAAATGATTTTTCCTCAATTTTACAAGTAGCTGTAGAGATAATAATAAATCAAAGGCATGGTTTAAATCCAGATGTTAATTTCTTCATTCAGGATGGTATACCAAGGACAGCCTACAAAGGAGTAGTTGTTTTCCGACACCAAAACCCACAACGTATATTCCTTGTTGGTCCAGGTTCTCTGAAGCAGCTTGGAGTTGATGATTCTTGATGCAAATGTCTGTGAAAGGTTGTTGGCCCAAGTTCATATTTTGGATAGCATAAATAGCTTCTCTTAATTTCTGGTCATAGTTGGAAAGTTCTATCAATGAATAGTATCTGAGAGTCTCCTCTTCCTGTAATTAACAGATTTCACAAGGAGAAAATGTATTTTCGAAGGTTCAACATTGAGGTTTATGCAATACGTATGATCTCGAAGCACAAGGGCAACTCATACAAATAGATGATTGATATTAGGTAAACCTAGAAGAGGAGCTGAGTACATTTTTCGTGAGTTGAGTTTTGCAGCTGGCGAT
Coding sequences:
- the LOC112172833 gene encoding amino acid transporter AVT3B, translating into MGFEKEATSSSSRLRSPPATEETPLIGAPKPLSSQAKTFANVFIAIVGAGVLGMPYSFKRTGWIMSLLTLFFVAFLTHHCMMLLVYTRRKLESPDAPTKIASFGDLGFRVCGSAGRLVVDVLIILAQAGFCVGYLLFIGNTLAHLINPPTSTDLSPNIMGLAPKSFYIWGCFPFQLGLNSIKTLTHLAPLSIFADVVDLGAMGVVIIEDVLIMIKGVDFSSLKTFGDVSLFFYALGVSVYSFEGVGMVLPLESEAKDKDKFGRVLAFTMVFIALMYGSFGAFGYFAFGEHTRDLITANLGKGVISTLVKLGLVINLFFTLPIMMNPVYEIVERRLWGGRYCLWLRWLLVLAVSLVALLVPNFADFMALVGSGVCCVLGFVVPTLFHLMVFKGEMGWKQWLSDVSILAIGITLGISGTWFALQEIFAAKDV
- the LOC112174416 gene encoding alpha-1,3-mannosyl-glycoprotein 2-beta-N-acetylglucosaminyltransferase; translated protein: MKNFLCDFRFLLLLAAAAFIYIQVRLFATQSQYADRLADAIESENQCTSQLRSLIDQISLQQGQIETMKEQKEQLEQECGQLKALVQELERKGVERLISKEQVPVAAVVIMACNRADYLERTIKSVLKYQNSVATKFPLFVSQDGSDPGVKDTALSYEQLTYMQHLDYKPVQPERPGELIAYYKIANHYKWALDGLFYKHKFSRVIILEDDMEIAPDFFDYFEAAADLLDKDKSIMAVSSWNDNGQKQFVHDPEALYRSDFFPGLGWMLTRSTWDELSPKWPKAYWDDWLRLQDNHKGRQFLRPEVCRTYNFGEHGSSLGQFFKQYLEPIKLNDVPVDWKSMDLSYLMEDKYIKHFAEIVRKAKPVHGADLVLKARNMAGDVRIQYNDQRDFERIAHEFGIFEEWKDGIPRTAYKGVVVFRHQNPQRIFLVGPGSLKQLGVDDS